Within Leptospira dzoumogneensis, the genomic segment GCGTCTCTGGACTTGATCGGTACTAAATATTGTTTTAAAGGTTTTTTAGAAATTGTTCCAGGACAATCTTTTGCAAAGAATAAGAAGAATACGAAAGCAAACGCTAAAGGAATAAGAGCAAGGCCGAAAACGGCATGCCATCCGAAATTTCTGGCAAGATCAGGAGCGAAGAATGTGGCGATCACGGATCCGCTGTTCCCGGCGCCCGCGATTCCCATTACTAATCCTTGGTATTCTTTAGGATACCATCTACTCGCTAAAGGAAGAGCAACTGCGAAGCTTGCTCCTGCAGTTCCTAATAATAATCCGACAAGGATCACTTCAGGAAGAGTGTTCGCGAATTTCCAACCTAATAATAAGGTTAGCATTGTGACACCCATTCCGCAAAGACCGACGATCTTAGATCCATAACGATCAGAAAGTAATCCTAAAGGAATTCTTAATAATGTTCCTCCCAATAGAGGAACGGAAACCAGCATCCCTTTTTGGGCAGGGCCTAATTTGAATTCTTCTGAAATAAAGACGCCTAAAGCGGCAAGCAGCATCCATACCATGAAGCTGAAGTCAAAGTATAGAAAGGAGCTCACGAGAGATGGAAAGTGGCCGATGGACACGAATTCACGAAATTTTTTCATTTAAAGCTCTCCGTTATCGAGCAGAAACGCTCACATAGAGTTTATAGCAAAAGTCGTGCCAAGTATTTGGATGAATTTTTGAAAAATGCTATATTAAGAGCTATACATATAAAAATTTAGATTAAGGCCTTCTTTTTCGAACACATATTAAAATTTCAGTATGAATCAATCTAAGAATAAAGAACAAAATCGCTAGAAATTATACATATATTGTACATGGTGCTTAATTAAAAGACGTACAATTTGGAATCGCTCACTTTCTATTCGTGAATATTTTAAGTTTAGATGAATTGATAATAAAGTTTATGAATTGGCATGAAAATTGCTAATTATCTAGCGTGAATACAGAAAATGGATTTCGAAGTACCTGTTCCTATTGCGGGGTCGGATGCGGTGTATTGATTCAGAAAGAGAGTGAGAGCAGTTTTACGGTCCATGGAGATCCGGATCATCCTGCGAATAAAGG encodes:
- a CDS encoding nitrate/nitrite transporter, yielding MKKFREFVSIGHFPSLVSSFLYFDFSFMVWMLLAALGVFISEEFKLGPAQKGMLVSVPLLGGTLLRIPLGLLSDRYGSKIVGLCGMGVTMLTLLLGWKFANTLPEVILVGLLLGTAGASFAVALPLASRWYPKEYQGLVMGIAGAGNSGSVIATFFAPDLARNFGWHAVFGLALIPLAFAFVFFLFFAKDCPGTISKKPLKQYLVPIKSRDALFFCLLYSVTFGGFVGIASFLPIFFHDQYGVDKVTTGFYTSYCILGASLVRPIGGYLSDKFGGVTVLLGVFAGVASCLIAVSWLPSVGIILPIFITLMIFLGLGNGSVFQLVPLRFSKEIGIITGFIGAFGGLGGFFVPNLLGSLKAISGTFSVGFVVLSVVVALSAFLLFMMNTYVWEKNRKNESLELESA